Proteins encoded within one genomic window of Burkholderiaceae bacterium:
- a CDS encoding Cell division coordinator CpoB, whose amino-acid sequence MRRPSALNLLRGAALAAALLPAFGAHAALFEDDDARRAILELRQRVDANTQAATAAQANTTQLQRSLLDLQSQIESLRQDLATLRGQNEQLARDLSNLQEQQKTLTQNIVTQEAATQPSQVTVDGKTFTATPAEKSAYEAALATFRQGDFTGARDAFSAFIKQNPQSGYLPSALFWLGNAQYAVRDYKGAIANFRTLVSQYPSHARAPESVLSIANCQIELGDTKAARKTLNDLMKAYPQSEAASAAKERLARLK is encoded by the coding sequence ATGAGACGGCCGAGCGCGCTGAATCTGCTGCGCGGCGCGGCGCTGGCCGCCGCGCTGCTGCCGGCCTTTGGCGCGCATGCCGCGTTGTTCGAGGACGACGACGCACGGCGCGCGATCCTGGAATTGCGCCAGCGCGTCGATGCGAACACGCAGGCCGCGACCGCAGCCCAGGCCAACACGACGCAGTTGCAGCGCAGCCTGCTCGATTTGCAAAGCCAGATCGAGTCGCTGCGACAGGATCTTGCGACGCTGCGTGGTCAGAACGAGCAGCTTGCGCGAGACCTGTCGAACCTGCAGGAGCAGCAGAAGACGCTGACGCAGAACATCGTGACGCAGGAGGCGGCGACGCAGCCGAGCCAGGTCACGGTCGACGGCAAGACCTTCACCGCGACCCCGGCCGAGAAGTCCGCCTACGAGGCGGCGCTCGCGACGTTCCGGCAGGGTGACTTTACCGGCGCGCGCGATGCATTCTCGGCGTTCATCAAGCAGAACCCGCAGAGCGGCTACCTGCCTTCGGCGCTGTTCTGGCTCGGCAATGCGCAGTACGCAGTGCGCGACTACAAGGGCGCGATCGCGAATTTCCGCACGCTGGTGTCGCAGTACCCGAGCCATGCGCGCGCGCCGGAGTCGGTGCTGTCGATCGCGAACTGCCAGATCGAGCTCGGAGACACCAAGGCCGCGCGCAAGACGCTGAACGACCTGATGAAGGCGTATCCGCAGTCGGAAGCGGCGAGCGCCGCGAAGGAAAGGCTCGCGCGGCTCAAGTAG
- a CDS encoding Tol-Pal system peptidoglycan-associated lipoprotein PAL: MLKRFLMAFAMVSLMAGCSSGVKLNKAPVENQNAGSMSTQGAQSAVAPVTANASTIEGQGPAGSHSVYFDFDKYVVKPEYQNVIENNANYLKMDPRRHAVVEGNTDDRGSAEYNLALGQKRAEAVVRSLELLGVKESQLEAISYGKEKPKAQGTSEAARAENRRADIAYR, from the coding sequence ATGTTGAAACGTTTCCTGATGGCTTTTGCGATGGTGTCACTGATGGCCGGCTGCAGTTCGGGCGTGAAGCTGAACAAGGCACCGGTCGAGAACCAGAACGCGGGCAGCATGTCGACGCAAGGGGCGCAGAGCGCGGTTGCGCCGGTCACGGCGAACGCGTCGACGATCGAGGGCCAGGGCCCGGCCGGTTCGCACTCGGTCTACTTCGACTTCGACAAGTACGTGGTCAAGCCCGAATACCAGAACGTGATCGAGAACAACGCGAACTACCTGAAGATGGACCCGCGCCGCCACGCGGTGGTCGAGGGCAACACCGACGACCGCGGCAGCGCCGAGTACAACCTGGCGCTTGGCCAGAAGCGCGCCGAGGCGGTGGTCCGTTCGCTGGAACTGCTCGGCGTGAAGGAGAGCCAGCTCGAGGCGATCAGCTACGGCAAGGAAAAGCCGAAGGCGCAGGGAACCAGTGAGGCCGCGCGCGCCGAGAACCGCCGCGCCGACATCGCGTACCGATGA
- a CDS encoding Tol-Pal system beta propeller repeat protein TolB, producing MGIMATVAAIIGHRAAPDVARQMNRKTMKTRRLVLASLLAVPMAPALAQFRVEVSGVGLTQLPISIAPFRGEAQSPQKIGAIVRADLERSGQFRSIDASGATLDETSRPDLSQWRQKGADSLAAGSVTQLADGRYDVRFRLWDVVRGQDLGGQSYNVTVGDLRLAAHRISDFIYQKLTGDRGIFSTRIAYITKSGTHYTLWVADADGENAQPALSSPEPIISPAWAPNGTQLAYVSFESRKPVVYVQDILSGKRRLIANFRGSNSAPAWAPDGRTLAVTLSRDGGSQLYTISSNGGTPNRLTQNPSIDTEPCYSPDGRSIYFVSDRGGSPQIYRMPSGGGGATRVTFSGSYNVSPAISADGRWLAYIQREAGAFKLQLMDLAGGTVNSITDTTSDEHPSFAPNSRMIIYATQEQGRDVLMTTTLDGKIKARLAVKAGDIREPSWGPFQR from the coding sequence ATGGGCATAATGGCGACTGTTGCGGCAATTATCGGGCACCGCGCGGCGCCCGACGTAGCACGGCAGATGAATCGCAAAACAATGAAAACGCGCCGGCTCGTGCTGGCCAGCCTTCTGGCCGTTCCGATGGCCCCGGCGCTGGCCCAGTTCCGGGTCGAAGTCTCAGGCGTCGGACTGACGCAACTCCCGATCTCGATAGCACCGTTTCGCGGCGAAGCGCAGTCGCCGCAGAAGATCGGCGCGATCGTGCGCGCGGACCTCGAGCGCAGCGGACAGTTCCGCAGCATCGACGCATCGGGCGCGACGCTCGACGAAACATCGCGTCCCGATCTGTCGCAGTGGCGGCAGAAGGGCGCCGATTCGCTCGCCGCCGGCAGCGTGACGCAGCTCGCCGACGGGCGCTACGACGTGCGCTTCCGGCTGTGGGACGTGGTGCGCGGCCAGGACCTGGGCGGCCAGAGCTACAACGTGACGGTCGGCGACCTGCGGCTGGCCGCGCACCGGATCTCCGACTTCATCTACCAGAAGCTGACCGGCGACCGCGGCATCTTCTCGACCCGCATCGCCTACATCACGAAGAGCGGCACGCACTACACGCTGTGGGTCGCCGACGCCGACGGCGAGAACGCGCAGCCGGCGCTCTCGAGCCCGGAGCCGATCATCTCGCCGGCCTGGGCGCCCAACGGCACCCAGCTCGCCTACGTGTCGTTCGAGTCGCGCAAGCCGGTGGTCTACGTGCAGGACATCCTGAGCGGCAAGCGCAGGCTGATCGCGAATTTCCGCGGCTCGAACAGCGCACCGGCCTGGGCGCCGGACGGGCGCACGCTGGCGGTCACGCTCAGTCGCGACGGCGGCTCGCAGCTGTACACGATCTCGTCGAACGGCGGCACGCCGAACCGGCTCACGCAGAACCCGAGCATCGATACCGAGCCCTGCTATTCGCCCGACGGCCGCAGCATCTACTTCGTCAGCGACCGCGGCGGTTCGCCGCAGATCTACCGCATGCCGAGCGGCGGCGGCGGGGCGACACGGGTCACGTTTTCGGGCAGCTACAACGTGTCGCCGGCGATCAGCGCGGATGGGCGCTGGCTCGCGTACATCCAGCGCGAGGCCGGCGCGTTCAAGCTGCAGCTGATGGACCTGGCGGGCGGAACGGTAAACTCCATCACCGACACGACCTCCGACGAACATCCGAGCTTCGCGCCGAACAGCCGAATGATCATCTACGCGACGCAGGAGCAAGGCCGCGACGTGCTGATGACGACCACGCTGGACGGCAAGATCAAGGCCCGGCTGGCGGTCAAGGCCGGCGATATCCGTGAGCCGAGCTGGGGTCCGTTCCAGCGCTGA
- a CDS encoding Lipid A export permease/ATP-binding protein MsbA codes for MTTPLSAPIAGLKRLAPYFGHARAAWLTAVVATIVGASTEPMIPALLKPLLDRGFQRGALPLWAIPAALMLLFAVRGLAGYLAQLALTKVTNDGMLLLRRQLFARLLDADLALFSRQSASALSNTVVYEVQTGAQMLVNSLSGLARDSLTLLALLAYLLYLNWKLTLIVGVLFPAVAFVMQTLSRRLYRITKASQNATDDLAYVVEENVLAHRVVRLHDAQTAQAGRFEALSQAIRRLAMKSTAAQAAMTPLTQMLAAAALSAVITIALWQNNTAGVSVGSFVAFVSAMLMLVAPIKHLSEVANPITRGLAALERGLDLLERTPAEADGKYHAERVQGRIAFEEVSMNYGGATPAALNHVSLTIAPGEVVALVGPSGAGKTTLINLLPRFVLPSSGRVLLDGHDIAAWRLADLRRQFAMVSQDVVMLNDTLAANVALGHAPDRARVQHCLEAANLAQHVATLPAGIDTLVGHNATQLSGGQRQRLAIARALYKDAPVLILDEATSALDTESERLVQEATQRLMRGRTTLIIAHRLSTIEHADRIAVLAGGQLVEQGTHAELVARRGLYARLHRMGFDEAQRTEAVL; via the coding sequence GTGACAACCCCGCTGTCCGCGCCGATCGCTGGGCTCAAGCGCCTCGCGCCCTACTTCGGGCATGCGCGCGCAGCATGGCTCACTGCGGTGGTGGCGACCATCGTCGGCGCGTCGACCGAGCCGATGATTCCCGCGCTGCTGAAACCGCTGCTCGACCGCGGCTTTCAACGCGGCGCTCTGCCGCTCTGGGCGATTCCGGCGGCGCTGATGCTGCTGTTCGCGGTGCGCGGCCTGGCCGGCTACCTCGCGCAGCTCGCACTGACCAAGGTCACGAACGACGGCATGCTGCTGCTGCGGCGCCAGCTGTTCGCGCGGCTGCTCGATGCGGATCTGGCGCTGTTCTCGCGCCAGTCGGCCAGCGCGCTCTCGAACACCGTGGTCTACGAGGTGCAGACCGGCGCGCAGATGCTCGTCAATTCGCTCTCGGGCCTAGCGCGCGACTCGCTGACGCTGCTCGCGCTGCTCGCCTATCTGCTGTACCTGAACTGGAAGCTGACGCTGATCGTCGGCGTGCTGTTTCCGGCAGTCGCGTTCGTGATGCAGACGCTGTCGCGGCGGCTTTACCGCATCACCAAGGCCAGCCAGAACGCGACCGACGACCTCGCCTACGTGGTCGAGGAGAACGTGCTCGCGCACCGCGTGGTGCGGCTGCACGACGCGCAGACCGCGCAGGCCGGTCGGTTCGAGGCGCTGAGCCAGGCAATCCGGCGCCTTGCGATGAAGTCGACCGCAGCACAGGCGGCGATGACGCCGCTCACGCAGATGCTGGCCGCGGCTGCGCTGTCGGCCGTGATCACGATCGCGCTGTGGCAGAACAACACCGCCGGCGTCAGCGTCGGCAGCTTCGTCGCGTTCGTGTCGGCGATGCTGATGCTGGTCGCGCCGATCAAGCACCTGTCCGAGGTCGCGAACCCGATCACGCGCGGGCTCGCGGCGCTCGAGCGCGGGCTCGACCTGCTCGAACGCACCCCGGCCGAAGCCGACGGCAAATACCACGCCGAGCGGGTGCAGGGCCGGATCGCGTTCGAAGAGGTCAGCATGAACTACGGCGGCGCGACCCCGGCGGCGCTGAACCATGTCAGCCTGACGATCGCGCCTGGCGAAGTGGTCGCGCTGGTCGGCCCGTCGGGCGCCGGCAAGACGACACTGATCAACCTGCTGCCGCGCTTCGTGCTGCCGAGCAGCGGGCGCGTGCTGCTCGACGGCCACGACATCGCCGCATGGCGACTCGCCGACCTGCGCCGCCAGTTCGCGATGGTCAGCCAGGACGTGGTGATGCTGAACGACACGCTGGCGGCGAACGTCGCGCTCGGCCACGCGCCGGACCGCGCGCGCGTGCAGCATTGCCTGGAGGCGGCGAATCTCGCGCAGCACGTGGCCACGCTGCCGGCCGGCATCGACACGCTGGTCGGCCACAACGCGACGCAGCTTTCGGGCGGGCAGCGCCAGCGCCTCGCGATCGCGCGCGCGCTTTACAAGGACGCGCCGGTGCTGATCCTGGACGAGGCCACCTCGGCGCTCGACACCGAGTCCGAGCGTCTCGTGCAGGAAGCCACGCAGCGCCTGATGCGCGGACGCACCACGCTGATCATCGCGCACCGTCTCTCGACGATCGAGCACGCGGACCGCATCGCGGTGCTCGCCGGCGGCCAGTTGGTCGAACAGGGCACGCACGCCGAACTGGTTGCGCGCCGCGGCCTGTACGCGCGGCTGCACCGGATGGGGTTCGATGAGGCGCAGCGGACGGAGGCGGTGCTGTGA
- a CDS encoding Catechol 1,2-dioxygenase 1 gives MRNIDENNITEAVIARLGHGSQPRVNEIIATLVKHLHAFVREVKLTEAEWEQGIAYLTDTGHMCSGQRQEFILLSDVLGVSMLTVAMNQKHAAGATEATVFGPFHVDDAPLCDDGADIARGAPGEPLFAEIEVVDMQGRPIAGAEVDVWQADDEGLYDVQRPELGAERRARGVFRTDAQGRVRFRSIVPTAYPIPTDGPVGRLLDVAGASPWRPAHVHFRIRAPGHATLVTHLFREPDPYLDSDAVFGVRSSLVARYEKLADGYRLRHRFVLAPATGRGA, from the coding sequence ATGAGAAACATCGACGAGAACAACATCACCGAGGCCGTGATCGCGCGCCTCGGCCATGGGTCGCAGCCGCGGGTCAACGAAATCATCGCTACGCTGGTGAAACATCTGCACGCCTTCGTGCGCGAGGTGAAGCTGACCGAGGCTGAATGGGAGCAGGGCATTGCCTACCTCACCGACACCGGCCACATGTGCAGCGGCCAGCGCCAGGAGTTCATCCTGCTTTCCGACGTGCTGGGCGTATCGATGCTGACCGTCGCAATGAACCAAAAGCATGCGGCCGGCGCCACCGAAGCCACGGTCTTCGGGCCATTTCACGTCGACGACGCGCCGCTTTGCGACGACGGAGCCGACATTGCGCGCGGAGCGCCGGGCGAGCCGTTGTTCGCCGAAATCGAGGTCGTCGATATGCAAGGCCGGCCGATCGCAGGTGCCGAAGTCGACGTCTGGCAGGCTGACGATGAGGGTCTGTACGACGTGCAAAGACCGGAGCTCGGTGCCGAGCGCCGCGCCCGCGGCGTGTTCCGCACCGACGCACAGGGCCGTGTGCGTTTCCGTTCGATCGTGCCGACCGCCTATCCGATACCGACGGACGGCCCGGTCGGGCGGCTGCTGGATGTAGCCGGAGCAAGCCCCTGGCGACCGGCACACGTGCATTTCCGGATCCGCGCACCCGGACACGCCACGTTGGTCACCCATTTGTTCCGCGAGCCGGATCCGTACCTCGACTCCGACGCCGTGTTCGGGGTCCGATCATCGCTGGTCGCGCGTTACGAGAAACTGGCCGACGGCTATCGGCTGCGGCACCGCTTCGTACTGGCGCCAGCAACGGGCCGGGGTGCCTGA
- a CDS encoding ABC transporter, permease protein 2 (cluster 4, leucine/isoleucine/valine/benzoate) translates to MAVQVIRGTRVSQTALWVGAALVVIAASMPWWAGPSWMRDFVEIACYFVFAMMWNLLAGYGGMISIGQQAFFGFGGYVMLMLGNFAGVNPFVAIPIAALAAGAIAVPVSWVAFRLSGGYFAIGTWVIAEVFRLSFANMSFVGGGSGTSLTALRGIERATRENATFWMALACVVASIALVYLFLRRKQGLALLAIRDNEVAAESQGIAVRRMKLAVYVVAAFGAGLAGALYFVGNLRISPDAAFSVNWSAFAIFIVVIGGIGRIEGPIVGALLFYALNKLFSDYGTWYLLGLGLLAIVVTIFFRQGLWGWAQERWGLSLFPTRRTLRIEA, encoded by the coding sequence ATGGCGGTCCAGGTCATTCGCGGCACTCGTGTGAGCCAAACGGCATTGTGGGTCGGTGCCGCGTTGGTGGTGATCGCGGCGAGCATGCCGTGGTGGGCCGGCCCCAGCTGGATGCGCGACTTCGTCGAGATTGCCTGCTACTTCGTGTTTGCGATGATGTGGAACCTGCTCGCAGGCTACGGCGGCATGATTTCGATCGGACAGCAGGCGTTCTTTGGCTTCGGCGGCTACGTGATGCTGATGCTCGGCAACTTCGCCGGCGTCAACCCTTTCGTCGCGATCCCGATCGCGGCGCTGGCGGCCGGCGCGATCGCGGTGCCGGTTTCCTGGGTCGCGTTCCGCCTGTCGGGCGGCTACTTCGCGATCGGCACCTGGGTGATCGCGGAGGTGTTCCGTCTCTCATTCGCGAACATGAGCTTCGTCGGCGGCGGTTCGGGCACCAGCCTCACCGCACTGCGCGGGATCGAGCGGGCCACGCGGGAGAATGCCACGTTCTGGATGGCACTCGCCTGCGTGGTCGCTTCGATCGCACTGGTGTATCTGTTCCTGCGTCGCAAGCAGGGGCTGGCGCTGCTGGCGATTCGCGACAACGAGGTCGCCGCGGAGAGCCAGGGCATCGCGGTCCGACGCATGAAGCTCGCGGTGTATGTGGTCGCCGCGTTTGGCGCGGGCCTGGCCGGGGCGCTGTATTTCGTCGGTAATCTGCGCATCAGCCCGGACGCGGCGTTCTCGGTGAACTGGAGCGCGTTCGCGATCTTCATCGTGGTGATCGGCGGTATCGGCCGCATCGAAGGCCCGATCGTCGGCGCTCTGCTCTTCTACGCACTGAACAAGCTGTTCAGCGACTATGGCACCTGGTATCTGCTGGGGTTGGGTCTGTTGGCGATTGTCGTGACGATCTTTTTCAGGCAAGGACTGTGGGGCTGGGCCCAAGAGCGCTGGGGCTTGAGCCTGTTTCCGACGCGGCGCACTTTGAGGATCGAAGCATGA
- a CDS encoding ABC transporter, permease protein 1 (cluster 4, leucine/isoleucine/valine/benzoate), whose amino-acid sequence MLDILVQGLLLGGLYALFALGLSLMFGVMRLTNIAHGDFIVLAGFGAIALAGTVAAHPTLVGLAVLPLAFVLGYALQRYVLNGTLGKDPLPSVVVTFGLSIVIQNALQQIFSADPRSLPSGGFNTQSLALGPLNVGALPLLILIAALACTVGLQWLFDRTALGRSFRAVSDDKEIAELMGLESKKVYALATGIAFLVIALAGVLQAMRTTVSPSDGPLLLLFAFEAVIMGGMGSFWGTLVGALILGVVQQIGFHIDPGWGIWFGHLIFLAVLVVRPQGLFPRTRG is encoded by the coding sequence ATGCTGGACATTCTCGTTCAAGGCCTCTTGCTCGGTGGGCTGTACGCGTTGTTCGCGCTCGGGCTGTCGCTGATGTTCGGCGTGATGAGGCTGACCAATATCGCGCACGGCGACTTCATCGTGCTCGCGGGGTTCGGCGCGATCGCGCTCGCCGGCACGGTGGCCGCCCACCCGACGCTGGTCGGCTTGGCTGTTCTGCCGCTCGCGTTCGTGCTCGGCTACGCGCTGCAGCGTTATGTGCTCAACGGAACACTTGGCAAGGACCCTCTGCCTTCCGTGGTCGTCACCTTCGGCCTGTCGATCGTGATCCAGAACGCGTTGCAGCAGATCTTCTCGGCCGACCCGCGCTCGCTTCCGTCAGGTGGTTTCAACACCCAGTCTCTGGCGCTCGGGCCGTTGAATGTGGGGGCGTTGCCGCTGCTGATTCTGATCGCCGCTTTGGCCTGCACCGTGGGCCTGCAATGGCTGTTCGATCGTACCGCGCTGGGCCGTTCGTTTCGCGCCGTCTCCGACGATAAGGAGATTGCCGAGCTGATGGGATTGGAGTCGAAGAAGGTCTACGCGCTGGCCACCGGTATCGCTTTTCTGGTGATTGCGCTGGCGGGTGTGTTGCAGGCGATGCGCACGACGGTGTCACCGTCCGACGGACCTCTGCTGCTGCTGTTTGCGTTCGAGGCGGTGATCATGGGGGGCATGGGCTCGTTCTGGGGCACGCTCGTGGGCGCGCTGATCCTTGGCGTGGTGCAGCAGATCGGCTTTCACATCGATCCGGGCTGGGGTATCTGGTTCGGCCACTTGATCTTCCTGGCGGTGCTGGTCGTGCGGCCGCAGGGCCTGTTTCCGAGAACCCGAGGGTAA
- a CDS encoding ABC transporter, ATP-binding protein 2 (cluster 4, leucine/isoleucine/valine/benzoate), producing MSANPLLSTHDLTAFYGDAQALFGVDFKLDVGELVAIIGANGAGKSTFLKSLTGLVKVKGDGVRFNGVPIGGLPPGQIVRRGLAMVPEGRRLFPSLSVEENLLMGNRAGRPGPWNLQRLYKMFPILEEKKRNPGTAISGGQQQMVAIGRALMSNPTLLLCDELSLGLAPIVVREIYNAMPAITAEGMSVVIVEQDVTVAQRVSQRLYCFQEGRVSLEGNSNALTREQISQAYFGV from the coding sequence ATGAGCGCCAACCCGCTGCTTTCCACTCACGACCTGACCGCCTTCTACGGCGACGCGCAGGCACTGTTCGGCGTCGACTTCAAGCTCGATGTCGGCGAACTGGTGGCGATCATCGGCGCCAATGGAGCGGGTAAGAGCACGTTTCTAAAGTCGTTAACCGGCTTGGTCAAGGTCAAGGGCGATGGAGTCCGCTTCAATGGCGTGCCGATCGGCGGCCTGCCGCCGGGGCAGATCGTGCGCCGTGGGCTGGCGATGGTGCCCGAGGGCCGGCGCCTGTTTCCTTCGCTCTCGGTCGAGGAGAACCTGCTGATGGGCAACCGTGCCGGCCGGCCTGGTCCGTGGAACCTGCAGCGCCTCTACAAGATGTTTCCGATTCTCGAGGAGAAGAAGCGCAATCCGGGGACGGCGATTTCCGGCGGGCAACAGCAGATGGTCGCGATCGGCCGCGCGCTGATGAGCAACCCGACGCTGCTCTTGTGTGACGAGCTATCGCTGGGGTTGGCGCCGATCGTCGTCAGAGAGATCTACAACGCGATGCCGGCGATCACTGCCGAGGGCATGAGCGTCGTCATCGTGGAGCAGGACGTGACCGTGGCGCAACGCGTCTCGCAACGCCTGTACTGCTTCCAGGAAGGCCGCGTCTCGCTGGAAGGCAACAGCAATGCACTGACGCGCGAGCAGATCAGTCAAGCCTACTTCGGGGTTTGA
- a CDS encoding ABC transporter, ATP-binding protein 1 (cluster 4, leucine/isoleucine/valine/benzoate), whose amino-acid sequence MTALLSLHGVSKSYGAVKVTDDITLAVAQGETLGILGPNGAGKTTLFNLISGDVRVDAGRVEYDGRDVTALAPHQRCRAGIGRSYQVPQPFGHMTVFENLVTAACFGGNEPEDAAWETAAQVLEETGLKAQANKLAGSLTLLNRKRLELARALATKPNLLLLDEIAGGLTEHEARELVDELRRIKAQGVTMIWIEHVVHALLSIADRLFVINFGLKLAEGEPRSVMDDPEVRRVYMGMDA is encoded by the coding sequence ATGACCGCATTGCTGTCGCTGCACGGCGTCTCAAAATCCTACGGCGCGGTCAAGGTCACCGACGACATCACGCTCGCGGTTGCCCAAGGCGAGACGCTCGGGATTCTGGGCCCGAACGGCGCTGGCAAGACGACGCTGTTCAACCTGATCAGCGGCGACGTGCGCGTCGACGCCGGCCGCGTCGAGTATGACGGGCGAGACGTCACTGCATTGGCGCCGCACCAGCGTTGCCGCGCCGGTATTGGCCGCTCCTACCAGGTGCCGCAGCCGTTCGGTCACATGACGGTGTTCGAGAACCTCGTCACCGCCGCCTGCTTCGGGGGCAACGAGCCAGAGGACGCAGCGTGGGAAACGGCGGCCCAGGTGCTCGAGGAGACTGGCCTGAAGGCGCAGGCGAACAAGCTTGCAGGCAGCCTGACTCTGCTCAACCGCAAACGGCTCGAGTTGGCGCGGGCGCTCGCGACGAAGCCGAATCTGCTGCTGCTCGACGAGATCGCCGGTGGGCTGACCGAGCACGAAGCCCGTGAGCTCGTAGACGAGCTGCGGCGCATCAAGGCACAGGGTGTCACCATGATCTGGATCGAGCATGTGGTGCACGCGCTGTTGTCGATCGCCGACCGGCTGTTCGTCATCAATTTCGGTCTGAAGCTGGCGGAGGGCGAGCCGCGCTCGGTGATGGACGACCCCGAAGTGCGGCGCGTCTACATGGGGATGGACGCATGA
- a CDS encoding ABC transporter, substrate-binding protein (cluster 4, leucine/isoleucine/valine/benzoate): MNVNRRDFIQRGGAVAAGLIAPSVFAADTVKIGYVSPQTGPLAPFGESDKWVIDQMKAAFTNGLVIGGKKHAVQILLKDSQSSPNRAGEVANDLILKDQVALMLTGGTPETANPVSDACELNEVPCVSTVVPWQSWFFGRKGDPAKGFNWTYHFFWGLEDVIANYTNGWKSVQTNKKVGGLFPNDGDGNAWGDKEIGFPKPLSSMGFTLVDPGRFQSGTQDFSAQIAAFKRDNCEIVTGVVIPPDAKTFLTQARQQGFKPKVVTLGKALLFPSAIEALGDLGYGLSTEVWWSPSHPFTSSLTKQSAKALAEAYEAGTKKQWTQPIGFAHALFEIASDVLKRSKSLKAGDVRDALVATNLATVVGPIKWDGTGAMKNVSKTPLVLGQWVKGTKYKVDLLIVNDEAAKNIPTDGKLKLLA; encoded by the coding sequence ATGAACGTCAATCGTCGAGACTTTATCCAGCGCGGCGGCGCGGTCGCGGCCGGACTGATCGCCCCCAGCGTCTTCGCTGCCGACACGGTGAAGATTGGCTATGTATCACCGCAGACCGGTCCGCTGGCGCCGTTTGGCGAATCCGACAAGTGGGTGATCGACCAGATGAAGGCTGCCTTCACGAATGGCCTCGTGATCGGCGGCAAAAAGCACGCGGTGCAGATCCTGCTCAAGGACAGCCAATCGAGTCCGAACCGAGCCGGTGAAGTCGCCAACGACTTGATTCTGAAGGACCAGGTTGCACTGATGCTGACCGGCGGGACGCCTGAGACCGCCAACCCGGTCAGTGATGCTTGCGAGTTGAACGAAGTTCCCTGCGTGTCCACAGTCGTGCCGTGGCAGTCGTGGTTCTTTGGCCGCAAGGGCGATCCGGCCAAGGGATTTAATTGGACCTACCACTTCTTCTGGGGTCTTGAAGACGTCATCGCCAACTACACCAACGGCTGGAAGAGCGTCCAGACGAACAAGAAGGTCGGCGGACTGTTTCCGAATGACGGCGACGGCAACGCCTGGGGAGACAAAGAGATCGGCTTCCCCAAGCCGCTGTCGTCGATGGGGTTCACGCTCGTTGACCCTGGCCGCTTCCAGAGCGGTACGCAGGACTTCTCGGCGCAGATCGCTGCGTTCAAGCGCGACAACTGCGAAATCGTCACCGGCGTGGTGATTCCGCCCGATGCCAAGACGTTCCTGACGCAGGCGCGGCAACAGGGATTCAAGCCGAAGGTCGTGACGCTGGGCAAGGCGCTGTTGTTCCCGAGTGCGATCGAAGCGCTCGGTGACCTCGGCTACGGCCTGAGCACCGAAGTCTGGTGGAGCCCGTCGCACCCGTTCACCTCGTCGCTGACCAAGCAGAGCGCGAAGGCGCTGGCAGAAGCCTACGAAGCGGGCACAAAGAAGCAGTGGACACAACCGATCGGCTTTGCGCACGCACTGTTCGAGATTGCCTCCGACGTGCTCAAGCGATCGAAGTCGCTCAAGGCGGGTGACGTGCGCGACGCGTTGGTAGCGACGAACCTGGCCACCGTCGTCGGCCCAATCAAGTGGGACGGCACGGGGGCTATGAAGAACGTGAGCAAGACGCCGCTCGTGCTCGGGCAATGGGTGAAGGGCACAAAGTACAAAGTTGACCTGTTGATCGTCAACGACGAGGCTGCCAAGAACATTCCGACCGACGGCAAGCTGAAGCTGTTGGCCTGA